Genomic window (Pyrus communis chromosome 13, drPyrComm1.1, whole genome shotgun sequence):
cGGCGGGCAAGTATTTCAGTTTTGGTTTATTCTAGGTCATTGACAAAAAGAGAACCACCTAATTACATTTTTCCCCGAGATCTAGGATAAGCTGTCCCCAAATTTTAAACAAGGAGATAATTCAAAAGATATGGGGATTTGGAAGTTTCTGTAAATAGCTACCTTTTCACATAAAATTCTACAAATTAGATATTGGTAACCTTAAAATATGATTATCCTTAATTAACTACTTAGCTAGTGAAAAAAGAGGCAGAAAGCTTAGAATATTCATTCATCATGAATTTGTGAGAATTATCAGATGGCTTCCCATGACTAGTAAGTAGATCACGCAATTTGTGTAAAAAcagcgcgcacacacacatgcCACAAAATAATGTGAAAAAAAGGATTTTAAAGCACACCCACTTTAAACTTGCAAATTAAGTACTAATTAAGAATTAACCGCAATCAGGATCTTCAGCTCTCCATCACCATATGATAAGAATTGCACAAATACCCACAACCCCATCATGTACAATTCTCTAACTCCATCCCCACCATTTTCAAAAGACATAAGCTAACCAAGTAACtaatttaaagagaaaaaaaaaaaacctcaaccATCCCAACTGCTACACTTTCCTCAGTCCAAAGATGTTACATAGAAGAATGAGAAAGGTAAAAAAGCAATTGACACACACTAATCACTTAACAGTATATCACATGCTTCTGGCAAGCCTTTCTTGGAATCTCCTGTAGGACTCCTGCTTCTCCAAAATAAACTTCTCATGGCTTCTAGCAATGAACAAATCAGCTAACTTATCGATCTCATTAGCATCGGTCTGGTCATCGTCCAtggaattattattattatcatggACCTTCTTCTCCTCAAGCCATTGGAGGTACCCAGTGAGCTGCGACTCAGGACCATGATTATCCTCACATTGCTGACCATCAGTTGAAATTACTGAATTCCATGTGGAATCATAGTACAAATGTGTTGCTGTTAATCCATCGTAGACATGCGCAGGCACGGGCAACACATGCGTAGAGGAGCACCAGTTGTAGTGCAGTCTAAACGAGCCGAAAAAtatcttcttggtcttgttcttgttcttggtTTTTCTTGTAGGGTAGATGAGCTGCATGGGTTGGCTATCTCTGAGAACCTGGATGAGAATTGATAAGGCCTTGGATCTGGCTTTGTTGAGGCACCGAATTACGCGGCACACATGTGAGAAAATGAGGGTGTGGAGTAGGGCTTTGATCTTCATGGTGGAGCTCAAGGTAGAagctggtggtggtggtggtaaggTGGAGAAAACTTGAAGAGGGTGGAGGGATTTTAGATTGGAGGAGGGTCCAACTCTAACCATTTTTGTGTGTGCAAAGTGTGTGCCCAAGTGGCTGCGGGGGTAATTGGCTGAAGGGCCCTAACGGAAAGGGATTTATAAAGGATCTTCATTCCATGTTTGCCCCTTGACCTTTTGATTATttaaaagatgtgccattcaactTTGTGACCTAGGAGATATGGCCCTTGAACCTTTAAAGATTTGCAATTTTGATAAGACTTCAAATTTGAAAGCTGGCAAAGGTTCCAAACTCGCAAGATCTGCTGATACAAGTCGCGGTTAGATTATTTGAAATGATGGTAGCCTTGGTAATTTGAAGTTAAGTTGGGGGTTACTTGGGAAGAAGATGGGGACAGGTAAAGTTAGGGTGTGGTGACGCCAGGATCCCAAAGAGAGTGTATTTTAAAATGCAGGAGCTCGAGAACGGCAATTGAGGCTCAAGCTTCGCAGAAATTACGAGCTCAAGAAATATTATAATGTACTTGGATGCGAGAATGTGGAAGACTAAGTTCAACATGAGAGACGGATCAAATTATGGAAAAGTTTATAATTAAGAGGTTAGATTACTTTcaatattgtcaattgattttacggtgaaatttcaattttcttcatcaTATAGAGCAATATTGTCAATGGTGACATGTACTCCACATTACCCTGTTTATGTTGTCCGCGTGTTATGTTTAAAAATTCGCAACACGTGAGAGGGCATGTGAGAATGTAATAAGGATAAAGTTCCACATTGGTGAGGGAACAATCCATGCAAGAGCTTATAAAAGGTTGGGCTACTCTctatattaccaattaattttatggtagaatctcaattttcttcattgaCACTTGGCAGATCTGTAATTTCCGACCTATTGATGCAATCAGTTAATACTTCAACTTGTGTACCCTATGAAACCATATGGGGGCATATGCCCCCAATCAACTTCTTTTGTGatgtaaaatataaattatcctcacattatatatttttcctACTCTCTCACCCTTCATAAACACCAATTTTTAGCGTTTTAAATACTACGCAAAATCATATAGTTGGACAATAAATTGATAACATtgtatcaaattttcaaatcaatttcatcaTTCAAAGTTGCCCCAACTAAAAAGTGTTTCTAGCTCCGTGTGTGAAACACTTCAATGTTGAGCAAATAATATGAATAGAGATTCTTAATATTGAGAATTGAAATTCAATAATCAAAAGTTAAATAGCTTGACCAAAAATATCGAGTTTAAGAGATAAAAGATCATTTTCTCTTAGAACATC
Coding sequences:
- the LOC137713886 gene encoding uncharacterized protein, which produces MVRVGPSSNLKSLHPLQVFSTLPPPPPASTLSSTMKIKALLHTLIFSHVCRVIRCLNKARSKALSILIQVLRDSQPMQLIYPTRKTKNKNKTKKIFFGSFRLHYNWCSSTHVLPVPAHVYDGLTATHLYYDSTWNSVISTDGQQCEDNHGPESQLTGYLQWLEEKKVHDNNNNSMDDDQTDANEIDKLADLFIARSHEKFILEKQESYRRFQERLARSM